atataaaaatataaaaatgagaaagaaaCTACTTTATATTGACTTTAATGATTAGCTTGATTactgataataaaatttcacaattcaACACTGCTAAGCAATTTATTGAtagtaaatttaaatttatcaaGCAAAAATCCTGGAAACATGGTAGTTTCCATTACGAGAATTCAGACGTTGAATTAGTTTTCCCTACTTACATCAATCCTGTTCCAGCTAAACTTTTGTCATCTATACTCTCTGACAAGGCTGTAGTCGATCAAGCTAAAAGATACAGGAAGACCAAGGGAATCATAATTAACACTTTCCTTGGGCTAGAATCCCATGCGATTCACGCCTTGAGCAATGATAAAACCATCCCACCAGTATATGCAGTAGGGCCACTATTGAATCTGAAGGGAAGCAATagtcaaaatcaagaaactgaGATGATTATGAAATGGCTAGATCTTCAGCCAGAATGTTCTGTTGTGTTCCTTTGCTTTGGTAGTGGAGGTAGTTTTGATGATGACCAAGTGAAGGAAATTGCCTATGCACTCGAGCGCAGTGGATATCGATTCCTCTGGTCATTGAGAAGGCCTTCAcctaaagaaaattttgagtttccaAGTGAGTATGAGAACCTGGATGAAGTCTTGCCAGAAGGGTTCTTGCAGCGAACTGCAGCCGTTGGAAAAGTTATTGGATGGGCACCACAGGCGGCAGTTCTATCCCATCCTGCTGTGGGGGGCTTTGTTTCTCACTGTGGTTGGAACTCAATATTGGAAAGCGTTTGGTACGGTGTGCCAGTGGCAACTTGGCCGCTTTTTGCAGAGCAGCAGCAGAATGCATTCCTAATGGTGAAAGACTTGGCAATGGCAGTGGAgatcaaaatagatttcaaaagGGATTTCGTACTGGGTGTGAGCAGTGAGATTTTGAGTGCAGATGTGATTGAAAGAGGGATTAAACATCTGATGGATCCTGAGAAGGAAATCAAAGAGAAGGTGAAGGAAATGAAGGAGAAGAGCAGGTTGGCTCCTAATGAAGGAGGATCATCCTATGCTTCCTCATAGCTGAAGATCGAtgcttttttctgtttttgcttGTTAGGCTTTCTGCTGTTTTCCCTTTCGCACTTTGATTTGCTATTCTAATCTTCTACGTGGTACTTTGTAGGTCAAATACAATCCGTGACTGCGAAATGGACTTACAATGTAGACTTACAATTCAGTTAATAGTAACAGTGAATAGCTAAACTTATTAATTAAGCTTCGGAGTTGGTAAAAGTTTAGGGAGTATTATAGTGCTAAACCAAAAATGACGGGACCAAATTGTGACGACTTTATTGCGGCATTGAGAGCAGAGTATGTCTTTCACAGCATTTAGTCACACGTAGTTGTGGTGCGTGCCGTTCTAGTTGCAATAATTGGTGCATTCAATTAAAGCATAGTTTACTCTTATAATGCTTGAGAAGGTGGTACGGTTTTTCTTCTAATGTATGTATTATCATTGCAGGCTCTTACCTGAtaagttttctttttccttgcgtctttttttttttttttgcattttgtaAAATTTGAACTCAATGAACACGGAAAGTcctcaaaattgactaaaataaggCAAATTCTCATATGCAACTTTGTAGGCAACATGTTCAAAACTTCATTGGAATTAAATTAATTTACGACCATATAATAGGGAAGAAGTGTGAtccaaattaggaaaatatagattaagaaaacaaaatagtGTGAAATGAAGTGACTGGCATTAGAGAAGCGGCAATTaacttatttgattttttttttattgccaAATTCCATACACAGGGGAGGGATGCCAacctttaatttttattaatcataaaataaaaatataaagagTCTAAGAAGGGCCTGAAAAGACCTAAGAACAtttatgaaaacaaaaattaggaGTATTCCTCCCGTACAAGTtacaatttatttatttctgcACATGCAAAAATTCCCTACCATCTAAAATCAAGCTAGCCTTAACCGCTGAAGGAAGTTGTTGAATAGAAGTAAAGAGCGAATCAGAATGAAGATGAAGAGTAGCAAGCCTAGCCGCCATGGAATTTAACATGACTAACTGACGGAGAAAGTGACTGCCAAAGCTCTCTAATTTGACGAAGAAAATTGCACAATGGCCATTTAGACACTGCCCCGaaacaatcaaataaacaacaaaGAAGAATCAACCTTAACTTGTAAATTCTGGACATTTCTTTCACCACACAATTGAAGACCAAATAATAATGCATGAATCCCTGCCTCCAACACCTCAGCTTCCCCCAACTCTTTATAGAAACCAAAAACCAAGTTACCTCTGTGATCACACACCAAACCACCACCTGACACCCTACCATTTACTACACTCGCATCTATATTTAATTTGCAAAAATTCACCGGGGGTCTCTTCCAGCAAACCGAAATTAATCTAACAATTGTAGAAGAATGAAAAATAAATTGAGCAAAGGAAAAGTCCATGTCCCCACGGGTtgaaatttccaattttgtgatgaatttaaaaaaattctacaaaaggggtgattttGGTGGGATATTCCGTAagggggtcttcgcattccgCGAGTGCGAGCTTAGTAGAGCTCACATTAGCGGATGCGAGCTCAGCTCtattgagctcgcattcgcggaatgcgagcttaagtataatttaaatttttttgctttttttttgggagctagagaattttttccagaaaatagTAAGAGCTAAATGCAAGCTcctaaatgttttttttttaaaaattcttcaaatagctcgcatttgataaatttgacctccAAAAAtggtatttaatttttttgttagatttcgcatttataagtatgactttcagaaaattaaattcaaacttgctagaaaaaaaatttaaaatgaaatttacgagctcccaaaaaaatgtaaaattaactGTAAATGTTGCTTGTTTTGTAGAATTTGCCTTTACTAAAATGCTATCGGTAGTAAAATCTTATTTTAAAAGCTCTACTAAAATCTTATATTTCGGAGAAATGTTAGAGAAATGTTATTTAAAAATCTGTAATTAGCAgaggaataaattttttttttattttaaaacttgcACGTGCCTAAAGTCATCAAATATGTGctctaaaaaaaatcatatttcttttatattaaaaaaattggtaattgtacggttattataatacatttaaatggtGGAAAAAGTACACATGCATAGTTCTTTCTATCTATTTCATATATCAATGtaaaaatagaatgaaattgTTAACATGTAAGGTGTTGACtatattttatgaaaaaaatactaactttttttccttttttatgaaataaattttttttatcaaattctaaTTTTCCTTTGTTATTAATGAATCGTATTTATCTGTTGACACAGatgaatattagttataataatGTAATAGTTAATAGTCATTAATATCTGTTACAATTTCAActgtaattttagaaatttcataacgcaatgttattttaaaaaattatataagttatttttatgaagtgcatgttatttgtttgggagttgaaaaggaaaagaaaaagaaatttcagtgagctcgcattccgGCAATGCGAACACCCCATTTGTAGAAAAACCTGCAAAAACCGCCCCaattgtaaaatgacttttttttttcatcataaacTAAGAATTCACCCCAAGGAAAACACAAAAAGTTTGGAATGAAGTGGCTTGCATCAGAGAAGTAACAATTGACTTATTTGATAACAAGTACGTTTGGCACAATTGTAATTAGATTGGGTAAATGATCCAACTACTCTTGTTCTAAAACATCAAGTAGGGGGACAAAATGCCTATTTAATGAGTTGAAATGCATAAAGTTGATAAAATTGAGGAGAATTAAGTGCATTTAACTTTAAATAAAGATAATTAAATGTCAAAACGAGAAAGAAACTACTTTATATTGAGTTTAATGATTAGCTTGAttaatgataataaaatttcacaattcaACAGTAAAAAGCAATTTATTGATAGTACATTTACATTTATCAAGTAAAAATCCTGGAAACATGGTAGTTTTGATTTCTACTCGATTCACTAGTGTGAAAGCCACATCTGCTTTTAATGTAAACAGATAAGATACACGTGGCGTGCGCTGCAAGCTAGGTAGAAACCAGAGAGATAAAGGTTGGATTTCCATCTTCAATCAACTGGCTAAAGTTAGCAGAGAAAACGACAGAAATGAAAAAAGCAGAGCTGGTTTTCGTTACTGTACTAGGGATTGGCCACTTAGTATCATGTGTTGAACTAGCAAAGCTTCTCGTTGAATGTGATGAACGATTATCGATCACCGTCCTGATTATGAAGCTGCCCTTTGATCCAAAAGTCAGTAGCTACACAAATTCGTTGGTAGAAACTCCGAATTTGCACATAAGGTACCTTGAGCTCATGAAAGAAGAGCCTTCTTCTCAATTGTCATCTTTTCTTTCGATTCTGTTTCGATTTATCGACAACCATAAAAGTTGTGTGAGGGAGGTTCTTGCTGAAATATCCAATTGTGTTTCGTCGCATCTTGGTGGGATCGTCATAGACATGTTTTGCACCTCTTTGATTGATGTAGCCAATGAATTTGGAGTTCCTTCCTATATATTTTGCCCAGGCGGTGCTGCAACGCTTGGCGTTTTATTCCAGTTGCAAAGTCTGAGAGATGATCTCAATGAAGATGTGAGCCATTACGAGAATTCAGACGATGAATTAGCTTTGCCTACTTACATCAATCCTGTTCCAGCTAAACTTTTGTCATCTGCATTGTTTGAGAAGGATGGAAGTGTCGACATGTTCCTCGATCAGGCAAAGAGATACAGGAAGACCAAGGGAATCATAATTAACACTTTCCTTGAGTTAGAATCCCATGCGATTCACGCCTTGAGCAATGATAAAACCATCCCACCAGTATATGCAGTAGGGCCTGTATTGAATCTGAAGGGAAGCAATagtcaaaatcaagaaactgaGATGATTATGAAATGGCTAGATCTTCAGCCAGAATGTTCTGTTGTGTTCCTTTGCTTTGGTAGTGCAGGTAGTTTTGATGGTGACCAAGTGAAGGAAATTGCCTATGCACTCGAGCGCAGTGGATATCGATTCCTCTGGTCATTGAGAAGGCCTTCACCTAAAGAAAAATTTGAGTTTCCAAGTGAGTATGAGAACCTGGATGAAGTCATGCCAGAAGGGTTCTTGCAGCGAACTGCAGCTGTTGGAAAAGTTATTGGATGGGCACCACAGGCGGCAGTTCTATCCCATCCTGCTGTGGGGGGCTTTGTTTCTCACTGTGGTTGGAACTCAATATTGGAAAGCATTTGGTGCGGTGTGCCAGTGGCAACTTGGCCGCTTTATTCAGAGCAGCAGCAGAATGCATTCCTAATGGTGAAAGACTTGGCAATGGCAGTGGAgatcaaaatagatttcaaaagGGATTTTGTACTGGGTGTGAGCAGTGAGATTTTGAGTGCAGATGTGATTGAAAGAGGGATTAAACATCTGATGGATCCTGAGAAGGAAATCAAAGAGAAGGTGAAGGAAATGAAGGAGAAGAGCAGGTTGGCTCCTAATGAAGGAGGATCATCCTATGCTTCCTTGAAGTGCTTTCTTGAAGATGTGTTAGATAACATTCCATGATTGAATAGTATGTCAGAATTGAATAGTGATAATGAATTACATGATCCCTTGTTTTTCATAAATTCAATAGCTGGATATCAACTACTACTACATTCATGAAATCTGCTATTATCAATTCTGTTTTGAGAGTCTGAGAATTAATCAATTAATGGAGTCTCGTTCCTTTATCCAtctgtttttccttttgtaCTTGCTTTTTGGCTATTCTGATCATCTATAATTGCATATGGTTCTTTGTTTCTTGTAATGTGCTCTGTATTCCTTGCTGGCTCTTACCTGATacgattttccttttccttgtacCCTTTTATTCCCCTTTTtcctaaaattttagggttaattacatttacttcCTCTATGGTTTgatcaaataacaaaccagCCCCTCATTTTTAACAAAACTATGAAAAGGTCCCTCAAACTCAAAGCTCCATAACAAAAACATCCCTGTGTGGCTGTGTCAGTCAACTAACGTTGATTTACAAACTGGCTGTAATGTCACGGCAAATATATGACAAAACTCCGAGAATGCCCATCAAAAATCTGTTACCAgttatctttcttcttccttccccttaTGCAATCAAATAGTACTAAAACCATAATTTGTACGTTACTACTTATCTTTCTTCATCCTTCCCCGTATACAGTATACAGTAAGATACTAAAACCGTGACTTGTCCCAACAAGACGCCAGAGTTGAAGCATCCCGCTCCAATTGCCAATGTCagttttaaagttttttttttttaaaggtttGAGCCTTAAAGTTTCAATATTTCAATAAActtgatataaaaaaaaacacacaaaatgTGGGTAAAAACGTGCTTAAATCGAAACTGAATTCTTCCAAAGTCTTCGGACAACTCCTAGAAATATTAGAAACACACACTGAATGCAATAGCTCATATTCAATCATAAATGGACTCAACGAAAATCACCCATTAACAAATATGGGTAGATCAGATTATGGATAGAAAATCATATTCCAATTCATAGAAGGGTAATTTCCCAATTTCATGGGCTATTAAATCCCAAAAACAAATTGTTACAAGGCCTGTTCATCATTGTCGGTGTGTGTTTGAAACAGAGAAAAAGGGATAGCGAGGAAATATGAAAAAAGCAATGGAGGCAGTGGCGATTGACAACAGAGTTGGCGGCGGCAATGGTATGGAGACATAACTTGTTCTTGGATAATTACTAGATTGATTCATATATGAGCTTGTTCTCCAAATTTGTGTGGttgtttaaataaatttttgttgaatgtttggttttgacttgttggggggggggggggtggaggGGGAGGGAAATAAGGAGCTAGAGGCCCAATCTATGGTTTTGATcgctagtatttttttttttggggcacaTGATAGATTTTATTCTATATTTGCTTTTACTCTATGTTAGGGGAAGGGAATCCAAAGAAATCAAAGGGAGGGGGGGTGGAAGAGGGGAGGAGACTGCTAGGGAGAGGAGAAAGGGGATCCAAAGAGGTTATAGGGAGAATTCGGGGGAAATTGAACCACTATCTAACtggtgaaattttttggagAGGGGGAGTGGGGAAGTGGGGGATCCAAAGGGGTCAAAagaagggggagggggaagtgGGGACCCAAAGGGGGAATTTTATCCTACACCCAAGAAGAGTTTTAAAACTCTCCTGCTGACCAACTACTCTAAGAGTAGTTGTTTGACCACTACTACTtagtttctttatttttatttttctcaatctttccttctctaatttttttaatctttgttTTATCTTGTACTATTGTCACAGCTTCACttgctttttctatttttggtaaaataaatcttttttatggatttagaattttatttttgaaatctttTGAACAAAgactatttttta
The DNA window shown above is from Coffea arabica cultivar ET-39 chromosome 5e, Coffea Arabica ET-39 HiFi, whole genome shotgun sequence and carries:
- the LOC113687992 gene encoding UDP-glycosyltransferase 71E1-like, which encodes MISLITDNKISQFNTAKQFIDSKFKFIKQKSWKHGSFHYENSDVELVFPTYINPVPAKLLSSILSDKAVVDQAKRYRKTKGIIINTFLGLESHAIHALSNDKTIPPVYAVGPLLNLKGSNSQNQETEMIMKWLDLQPECSVVFLCFGSGGSFDDDQVKEIAYALERSGYRFLWSLRRPSPKENFEFPSEYENLDEVLPEGFLQRTAAVGKVIGWAPQAAVLSHPAVGGFVSHCGWNSILESVWYGVPVATWPLFAEQQQNAFLMVKDLAMAVEIKIDFKRDFVLGVSSEILSADVIERGIKHLMDPEKEIKEKVKEMKEKSRLAPNEGGSSYASS
- the LOC113687993 gene encoding anthocyanidin 3-O-glucosyltransferase 2 — translated: MKKAELVFVTVLGIGHLVSCVELAKLLVECDERLSITVLIMKLPFDPKVSSYTNSLVETPNLHIRYLELMKEEPSSQLSSFLSILFRFIDNHKSCVREVLAEISNCVSSHLGGIVIDMFCTSLIDVANEFGVPSYIFCPGGAATLGVLFQLQSLRDDLNEDVSHYENSDDELALPTYINPVPAKLLSSALFEKDGSVDMFLDQAKRYRKTKGIIINTFLELESHAIHALSNDKTIPPVYAVGPVLNLKGSNSQNQETEMIMKWLDLQPECSVVFLCFGSAGSFDGDQVKEIAYALERSGYRFLWSLRRPSPKEKFEFPSEYENLDEVMPEGFLQRTAAVGKVIGWAPQAAVLSHPAVGGFVSHCGWNSILESIWCGVPVATWPLYSEQQQNAFLMVKDLAMAVEIKIDFKRDFVLGVSSEILSADVIERGIKHLMDPEKEIKEKVKEMKEKSRLAPNEGGSSYASLKCFLEDVLDNIP